The following proteins are co-located in the Urocitellus parryii isolate mUroPar1 chromosome 15, mUroPar1.hap1, whole genome shotgun sequence genome:
- the Irx6 gene encoding iroquois-class homeodomain protein IRX-6, with translation MSFPHFGHPYGGASQFLVSASSSATCFEAAPRSVSEVASSSTPAPALCCTPYDSRLLGSTRPELGAALGIYGAPYAAAQSYPGYLPYGPEPPPLYGALNPQYEFKEAAGNFTPSLAQPGTYYPYEPTLGQYQYDRFGGVELGGAGRRKNATRETTSTLKAWLNEHRKNPYPTKGEKIMLAIITKMTLTQVSTWFANARRRLKKENKMTWAPKNKGGEERRAETRAEESLGCLNSDPKDGTASQEAQGLPLSDLEDLEEEEDEEEAEEEEAVVTAVDRLAGFQKGAQSLSATCAAARQGRVESRECGLAAPRFSFSEPRGSGEADFLAAESGGPTMIMHYPCAEKPRIWSLAHTAAASAVEGASSTLPRPQSPECHMIPGQSLGPARRPTFEESSLIAKAFGNSTFTLQGLQLNCAPCPRRRDPSVQCQYPSGAEAGPIPSLPGDTPVALDDPRLRVRKIKLRKDKHYFQSALRD, from the exons ATGTCCTTCCCGCACTTCGGACACCCATACGGCGGCGCTTCCCAG TTTCTGGTGTCTGCAAGTTCCAGCGCCACTTGCTTTGAAGCTGCTCCACGTTCAGTCTCAGAGGTGGCCTCCAGTTCCACCCCAGCACCCGCTCTTTGCTGCACACCTTATGACAGCCGGCTGCTGGGCAGCACCCGCCCTGAGCTGGGTGCTGCCTTGGGCATCTACGGGGCCCCCTATGCTGCTGCCCAGAGCTACCCTGGCTACCTGCCCTATGGACCGGAGCCACCCCCACTGTATGGGGCactg AATCCACAGTATGAATTTAAGGAGGCTGCGGGGAATTTTACGCCCAGCTTGGCCCAACCAGGAACTTATTATCCCTATGAGCCGACTCTGGGGCAGTACCAGTATGACCG GTTCGGTGGGGTAGAGCTGGGCGGTGCTGGACGCAGAAAGAACGCCACCCGGGAGACCACCAGCACGCTCAAGGCCTGGCTCAACGAGCACCGCAAGAACCCCTACCCCACCAAGGGCGAGAAGATCATGCTGGCCATCATCACCAAGATGACCCTCACCCAGGTGTCCACCTGGTTCGCCAACGCCCGCCGGCGCCTCAAGAAGGAGAACAAGATGACTTGGGCACCCAAGAACAAAGGCggggaggaaaggagggcagAGACCAGAGCAGAGGAGTCTCTGGGCTGCCTAAACAGTGACCCCAAAG ACGGTACTGCTAGCCAGGAGGCGCAGGGTCTCCCTCTGAGTGACCTGGAAgacctggaggaagaggaggacgaggaggaagCCGAAGAGGAGGAGGCCGTGGTTACTGCGGTGGACAGGCTGGCGGGCTTCCAGAAAGGCGCGCAGTCGCTGTCCGCGACCTGCGCTGCAGCTCGGCAGGGCCGGGTGGAGAGCAGGGAGTGCGGCCTGGCGGCGCCCCGCTTCTCCTTCAGTGAGCCCCGCGGGTCGGGAGAAGCTGACTTCCTTGCGGCGGAGTCCGGGGGGCCCACGATGATCATGCACTACCCATGCGCAGAGAAACCGCGCATCTGGTCTTTGGCGCACACCGCAGCAGCCAGCGCGGTGGAAGGTGCATCCTCAACGCTGCCCAGGCCACAGAGTCCTGAGTGCCATATGATTCCCGGACAGTCTCTAGGCCCCGCCCGGCGACCCACTTTCGAAGAGTCTTCTCTCATAGCCAAAGCCTTCGGAAACTCCACGTTTACCCTTCAGGGGCTGCAGCTGAACTGTGCGCCCTGCCCGAGGAGGAGGGATCCTTCAGTGCAGTGCCAGTACCCCTCCGGAGCAGAAG CTggtcccatccccagcctccccgGGGACACTCCAGTCGCCCTCGATGACCCGCGGCTTAGGGTCCGGAAAATTAAACTGCGAAAAGATAAACATTATTTCCAGTCGGCTTTGCGGGATTAA